A stretch of the Pedobacter sp. MC2016-14 genome encodes the following:
- a CDS encoding ATP-binding protein, whose translation MRIDSLLQLHSIRQQQTKTWFQFTVPLFLAIIATWVTLNPLFEVNYRTPFLLYFAVIFLSAFFGGSRSSLIATLSSVVLSLLFILPRYQPSSEVFVMATLIFFIEGLLLSHLFNRIERAQSDLRDSEQRFRGIIEKSAEGVVMTDRDGKIEYLSPSVSEAISSPEGSIIGTPISNFIHADETSFREKLVSLKQGRISEFDFLTRLKTADERFVWIEGTAMNLLQEKSIGTLVFQYRDVSSRVELEMQKDDFLHLASHELKTPITSIKGFIQVLKKRQLKENRGDDTAMLERIEHQVEKLVKLVNDLLDMTRIKNGEMSYHFEVIDFNEYITKLFDNYKNTFPDHDFIINFSGQTSVYADRERIAQVISNLINNAIKYSPGKTRIEVTVGFIDGFLRTSIKDQGIGIPQDQQQKIFKRFHRFLQPTKTTFNGLGIGLYVSREIVKTHKGQMGVISEVGEGADFWFELPLFI comes from the coding sequence ATGAGAATAGATTCACTTCTTCAGTTACATTCAATACGCCAACAGCAGACTAAAACCTGGTTTCAATTTACCGTACCTTTGTTCCTTGCGATTATTGCCACCTGGGTTACGCTAAACCCACTTTTTGAAGTAAATTACCGCACGCCATTTTTGCTTTACTTCGCAGTAATCTTTTTGAGTGCTTTTTTCGGTGGGAGTCGCTCCTCACTTATCGCTACTTTAAGTTCGGTAGTTTTGTCACTGCTCTTTATCCTACCGAGATACCAGCCTAGTTCAGAGGTTTTTGTAATGGCAACCCTGATTTTCTTCATAGAGGGTTTGTTACTTTCACATCTGTTTAACCGAATAGAACGTGCGCAGAGCGATTTGAGAGACAGCGAACAGCGGTTTCGCGGAATCATAGAAAAAAGCGCTGAAGGTGTAGTCATGACCGATAGGGACGGAAAGATCGAATACCTCTCTCCATCCGTGTCCGAAGCCATCTCCAGCCCAGAAGGGAGCATTATTGGAACACCAATCTCCAATTTTATTCATGCCGACGAAACTTCATTTAGGGAAAAACTAGTCAGCCTTAAACAAGGAAGAATTAGCGAATTTGATTTCCTGACTCGGTTAAAGACAGCTGATGAACGCTTCGTTTGGATAGAAGGTACCGCTATGAATCTTTTACAGGAAAAGTCCATTGGTACACTAGTTTTTCAATACCGGGATGTGAGCAGTCGTGTTGAACTGGAAATGCAGAAAGATGATTTTCTGCATCTTGCTTCCCATGAATTGAAAACCCCAATCACCTCCATAAAAGGCTTCATTCAGGTACTAAAAAAACGACAGCTAAAAGAGAACCGCGGAGATGACACTGCAATGCTTGAACGCATTGAACACCAAGTTGAAAAGTTAGTTAAACTAGTAAACGATTTGCTTGACATGACCAGAATTAAAAACGGAGAAATGTCCTATCACTTCGAAGTTATAGACTTCAATGAATATATTACAAAACTTTTTGACAACTATAAAAATACTTTCCCTGATCATGACTTTATCATTAATTTTTCTGGGCAAACCTCAGTTTATGCAGATCGGGAGCGAATTGCTCAAGTGATTTCTAACTTAATTAATAATGCCATCAAATACTCGCCAGGTAAAACACGCATCGAAGTTACAGTCGGCTTTATTGATGGCTTCCTGAGAACAAGCATCAAAGACCAGGGAATCGGTATCCCTCAAGATCAGCAGCAAAAGATTTTCAAACGCTTCCATCGCTTCCTGCAACCTACAAAAACTACTTTTAACGGGCTAGGTATCGGCCTTTATGTATCCAGGGAAATAGTAAAAACACATAAGGGGCAAATGGGTGTAATCAGTGAAGTTGGTGAAGGAGCTGACTTTTGGTTCGAATTGCCACTGTTCATCTGA
- a CDS encoding PAS domain-containing sensor histidine kinase, translated as MPFDIKQSSPDPMLLVNILDATNTGIVITENLLPDNPIIYCNPAFERISGYSREEIIGRNCRFLQSQDRNQEARFDIRRALDNGENCVVQIRNYTKQGKLFYNELYLSAVKNDLGEVTHFIGVQNDVSARVKAEQELEQNYKDTELKVTERTRMLRESEEYLSSIVETIRESLIVMDKDYKVLSANNHFLNTFKVSINETKGKLLYDLGNGQWDIPELRKMMEDILPTNNPVLDYEVEHEFPYIGRKLMLLNAHRVELEGKFKDRILLAIEDITERRAIEQRKDDFLSIASHELKTPLTTVVGYVQMMQRLIPEQASDKFRSVVDKTGMYVERLNQLLSELLDVSRIQSGNIELHKEHFDFDQMVCEAIEGMQTATPNYRIISKGKAGIPYFGDESHLIQVLTNLISNAIKYSPEADEVEIYVSKVSDFIKVSVKDYGMGIKEDEQKKIFERFYRVGAIQKNYPGMGIGLYICDQIIKNHGGSFWVESEPGEGSVFSFTLPINYHGKEKGNV; from the coding sequence ATGCCATTTGATATTAAGCAGAGCAGCCCGGATCCTATGCTGCTGGTCAATATATTAGACGCAACGAATACAGGTATCGTGATCACTGAAAATCTGTTGCCGGACAATCCCATCATCTACTGCAATCCTGCATTCGAGCGGATCTCAGGTTACAGCAGGGAAGAGATCATTGGTCGCAACTGTCGGTTTTTGCAAAGCCAGGACCGCAATCAGGAGGCGCGATTTGACATCAGGCGGGCGCTGGATAACGGCGAAAATTGCGTTGTGCAAATCCGCAATTATACCAAACAGGGAAAATTGTTCTATAATGAACTGTACCTATCTGCGGTTAAGAACGATTTAGGTGAAGTGACGCACTTCATCGGCGTTCAGAATGATGTCTCGGCCAGGGTTAAAGCTGAGCAGGAACTTGAACAAAATTATAAGGATACTGAACTTAAAGTGACCGAGCGGACCAGGATGCTCAGGGAAAGTGAAGAATACCTTTCCAGCATTGTGGAGACTATTCGCGAAAGTCTAATTGTGATGGATAAGGATTACAAGGTGCTCAGTGCAAACAACCACTTTTTAAATACTTTCAAAGTAAGCATCAATGAAACCAAGGGTAAGTTGCTTTATGATCTTGGTAACGGGCAATGGGATATCCCCGAGCTAAGAAAAATGATGGAGGATATCCTTCCTACCAACAATCCCGTTTTAGATTATGAAGTGGAACATGAATTTCCGTACATAGGCCGAAAGCTGATGCTTTTGAACGCACACCGTGTGGAGCTGGAAGGGAAGTTCAAAGACCGGATTTTACTAGCCATAGAAGACATTACTGAAAGGCGTGCAATTGAACAAAGAAAGGATGATTTCCTGTCTATTGCCAGTCATGAATTGAAAACTCCGCTAACCACAGTGGTTGGCTATGTGCAGATGATGCAGCGCCTGATCCCTGAGCAGGCCAGTGATAAATTCAGGTCTGTAGTAGACAAGACCGGGATGTATGTGGAACGTTTAAATCAATTGCTCAGCGAACTGCTGGACGTATCCAGGATTCAATCCGGAAATATAGAGTTACATAAAGAGCATTTTGATTTTGATCAAATGGTTTGTGAAGCAATCGAAGGTATGCAAACTGCTACACCTAATTACCGAATCATTTCTAAGGGTAAAGCGGGTATTCCGTATTTTGGGGATGAATCGCACCTCATTCAGGTGCTGACCAACCTGATCAGTAATGCAATCAAATATTCACCAGAGGCCGATGAAGTGGAGATCTACGTATCGAAAGTGAGTGATTTCATCAAGGTTTCCGTAAAAGATTACGGAATGGGGATTAAAGAGGATGAACAAAAGAAAATCTTCGAGCGATTTTATCGGGTAGGGGCCATACAGAAGAATTATCCGGGCATGGGGATTGGACTCTACATCTGTGATCAGATCATCAAGAATCACGGTGGCTCATTTTGGGTGGAAAGTGAGCCGGGAGAAGGATCGGTATTCTCATTTACCTTGCCTATCAATTATCATGGAAAGGAGAAGGGAAATGTCTAA
- a CDS encoding response regulator, whose product MERRREMSKKIMICDDDAGILEMMEMIIDEYGFEVITEANSLNVLKGLERERPDLLLLDIWMPLLSGDQVLRNIKADAQFDALPVIMYSASAEGRAIAESVGADDYIAKPFDMNDLESKIRRLI is encoded by the coding sequence ATGGAAAGGAGAAGGGAAATGTCTAAGAAAATCATGATTTGTGATGATGATGCGGGGATCCTGGAAATGATGGAAATGATCATTGACGAATATGGCTTCGAGGTCATCACGGAGGCCAATAGTTTGAATGTGTTAAAAGGATTGGAGCGAGAGCGACCAGACCTATTGCTATTGGACATATGGATGCCTCTTCTTTCAGGTGACCAGGTGCTCAGGAATATTAAGGCAGATGCACAATTCGACGCATTGCCGGTGATCATGTACTCTGCAAGTGCTGAAGGGAGGGCAATTGCGGAGAGTGTAGGAGCTGACGATTATATTGCCAAGCCTTTTGACATGAATGATCTGGAATCTAAAATCCGGCGCTTGATCTAA
- a CDS encoding RNA polymerase sigma factor, with protein MSYKQIDNSARSDQELLSLILNDDKDAFKELFHKYYKQVSFLVSKLISDEVISLNIIHDVFLEVWNNRHQGITSPLNVHLFALTCTKIYESLNNTEKEIEVKTTSPREWFIGLFKTQRLALRQ; from the coding sequence ATGAGTTACAAACAAATAGACAACAGCGCACGCAGTGATCAGGAATTGCTTAGCCTGATCCTAAATGACGACAAAGATGCTTTCAAAGAACTGTTTCATAAATATTACAAACAGGTATCCTTCCTGGTTTCTAAACTGATCAGTGACGAGGTCATTTCTTTAAATATCATTCACGATGTTTTCTTAGAAGTTTGGAACAACCGGCACCAAGGCATCACCAGTCCGCTAAATGTTCATCTCTTTGCATTGACTTGTACAAAAATTTACGAATCCCTAAATAACACCGAAAAAGAAATAGAGGTTAAAACAACATCTCCAAGGGAGTGGTTTATCGGACTGTTTAAAACACAGCGTTTGGCCCTGAGGCAATAA
- a CDS encoding ThuA domain-containing protein yields MKSLNRIAKASTLILLIFCVFSASARNYPKVLIFSKTVGYHHQSIATGITAIQMLGKANKFEVDTTTNACLFTAAYLKQYKAIIFLSPTGDVLNDEQQLSFEKYIQSGGGFVGIHAATDCEFNWPWYGNLVGAYFSAHPSQQEAVIQVKDAKNIATRHLPSNWKRKDEWYNFKWVAKDLHILLNLDEKSYDAGKGKMGAEHPIAWYHTYDGGRAFYTGLGHTEASYADPLFLKHLLGGIKYAMK; encoded by the coding sequence ATGAAAAGCTTAAACCGTATTGCCAAAGCAAGCACATTAATTTTATTGATCTTCTGCGTCTTTAGCGCATCCGCCAGAAACTATCCCAAGGTACTTATTTTTAGTAAAACAGTTGGTTATCACCACCAATCTATAGCCACAGGAATTACAGCCATTCAGATGCTTGGAAAGGCAAATAAATTTGAGGTAGATACCACTACCAATGCCTGCTTATTTACTGCCGCATACCTTAAACAATATAAAGCAATCATTTTTTTAAGCCCTACAGGGGATGTGCTGAACGATGAGCAACAACTGTCTTTTGAAAAATACATACAAAGCGGCGGAGGTTTTGTGGGCATACATGCCGCAACAGACTGCGAGTTTAACTGGCCATGGTATGGAAATTTAGTAGGTGCATATTTTAGCGCTCATCCCAGTCAGCAGGAAGCAGTAATACAAGTTAAAGATGCTAAGAACATCGCTACGCGGCACCTTCCTTCAAATTGGAAGCGCAAAGATGAATGGTATAATTTTAAATGGGTAGCCAAAGACCTGCACATTTTACTGAACCTGGACGAGAAAAGTTACGATGCAGGCAAAGGTAAAATGGGTGCTGAACATCCCATAGCCTGGTACCATACCTATGATGGTGGCAGGGCTTTCTATACCGGCCTCGGCCATACAGAAGCCTCTTATGCCGACCCGCTTTTTTTAAAGCATTTACTCGGCGGGATCAAATATGCAATGAAGTAA
- a CDS encoding Dabb family protein has product MKNYPVVHHVFFWLKNPGSKEDQAKLISGVKALSKIPEVRGLHVGIAASTEKRAVVDNSWDVSELLFFDDLEGQAAYQSHPLHLAFIENYSHLWERVLVYDVVEK; this is encoded by the coding sequence ATGAAGAACTATCCAGTGGTACATCACGTGTTTTTCTGGCTGAAAAATCCAGGATCAAAAGAAGATCAGGCAAAATTGATAAGCGGTGTTAAAGCGCTTTCAAAAATACCAGAAGTACGGGGCTTACATGTAGGTATTGCCGCCAGTACAGAAAAGAGGGCAGTAGTAGACAATAGCTGGGACGTGTCTGAACTGTTATTTTTTGATGACCTTGAAGGACAAGCTGCCTATCAATCACATCCCCTGCACCTGGCGTTTATTGAAAACTACAGCCACCTGTGGGAAAGAGTATTGGTTTATGATGTAGTGGAAAAGTAA